One segment of Streptomyces bathyalis DNA contains the following:
- a CDS encoding cupin domain-containing protein has translation MSGLVMPAGHGRKLITKAQEITFKVTGADGSVTSCFEVMVPPGFDVGAHIHHHSQEFFYVLEGELELLAFEPTERTEDSWHDWESADGTRAVRAGRGSCMFVPPNTPHAFRNRSDEPAVMLFQSHPAPDHEHYFDEIAEIFSAGHEVDPAAVEKMRERYDVHQITPLRYEPPSAS, from the coding sequence ATGAGCGGCCTCGTCATGCCCGCTGGTCACGGACGGAAGCTGATCACAAAGGCTCAGGAGATCACCTTCAAGGTCACCGGGGCGGACGGCTCCGTCACGTCCTGCTTCGAGGTGATGGTTCCGCCCGGCTTCGACGTCGGGGCGCACATCCACCACCACTCGCAGGAGTTCTTCTACGTACTGGAGGGAGAGCTCGAACTCCTGGCGTTCGAGCCGACCGAGCGCACCGAGGACAGCTGGCACGACTGGGAGTCCGCAGACGGGACTCGTGCGGTGCGTGCGGGCCGGGGCAGCTGCATGTTCGTCCCGCCGAACACCCCGCACGCGTTCAGGAACCGCAGCGACGAGCCCGCGGTGATGCTGTTCCAGAGCCACCCGGCGCCGGACCACGAGCACTACTTCGACGAGATCGCCGAGATCTTCTCGGCCGGCCACGAGGTCGACCCGGCCGCCGTCGAGAAGATGCGCGAACGATACGACGTCCACCAGATCACGCCGCTCCGCTACGAGCCGCCGTCCGCCTCCTGA
- a CDS encoding methyltransferase produces the protein MTPEATLARLREYVVGPSRFMNLLSCFELGIIDALRETPGMTAAQLGEAAGVKPDAVEQLLHLLVKENFVAHDEASGGYTLAALDGIAEADLQRVLAFMNLIKVTTLRQLFYLTESVRTGTVVGLKEIYGFDGDLYGAVGEHRDLRESWSTLMDVVTARIDPWFFDNIDIPSGAQVLDLAGNTGLGAINTYKRKASPGLRVTTFDLPEKEAECLENFRTHGVAEHCSFIGGDAFTEIPRGFDAVLIKHFLNMFDRDEVFTILHGVNKALDVGGRVHILVPVYTENLKDSYTVDYYPTFFLGCATGQGGPQKVSTYRRWLEECGFAVTETITQDPADLPPDVIPVQAVVSAEKVA, from the coding sequence ATGACACCGGAAGCTACACTCGCGCGACTTCGTGAATACGTGGTGGGGCCCTCGCGCTTCATGAACCTGTTGTCCTGTTTCGAGCTGGGCATTATCGATGCGCTACGGGAAACCCCCGGGATGACGGCGGCGCAGCTCGGCGAGGCGGCCGGTGTCAAGCCGGACGCGGTCGAACAACTGCTGCACCTGCTGGTCAAGGAGAACTTCGTCGCACACGACGAGGCATCCGGCGGCTACACCCTCGCCGCGCTCGACGGCATCGCCGAAGCCGACCTCCAGCGAGTGCTCGCCTTCATGAACTTGATCAAGGTCACCACACTTCGGCAGCTCTTCTACCTGACCGAGAGTGTGCGGACCGGCACGGTCGTCGGCCTCAAGGAGATCTACGGATTCGACGGGGACCTGTACGGCGCCGTCGGTGAGCACCGGGATCTGCGCGAGTCCTGGTCGACGTTGATGGACGTCGTCACTGCCCGCATCGACCCGTGGTTCTTCGACAACATCGACATTCCGTCGGGTGCGCAGGTGCTCGACCTCGCCGGCAACACCGGACTCGGCGCGATCAACACGTACAAACGGAAGGCGTCGCCCGGACTTCGGGTGACCACCTTCGACCTGCCGGAGAAAGAGGCGGAGTGCCTGGAGAACTTCCGGACGCATGGCGTCGCCGAACACTGCTCGTTCATCGGCGGTGACGCCTTCACGGAGATCCCCCGGGGATTCGACGCCGTACTGATCAAGCACTTCCTGAACATGTTCGACAGGGACGAGGTTTTCACGATCCTCCACGGCGTCAACAAGGCATTGGACGTCGGCGGACGGGTTCACATCCTGGTGCCCGTGTACACCGAGAACCTCAAGGACTCGTACACCGTCGACTACTACCCGACCTTCTTCCTCGGCTGCGCCACCGGGCAGGGCGGGCCGCAGAAAGTGTCGACTTACCGGCGCTGGCTGGAGGAATGCGGGTTCGCGGTCACCGAGACGATCACCCAGGACCCCGCGGATCTGCCACCGGACGTCATCCCCGTGCAGGCCGTCGTGAGCGCCGAGAAGGTCGCATGA
- a CDS encoding LLM class F420-dependent oxidoreductase — translation MKFGVFSMNSDEGLDPLEIAREAEGLGIESVFLPDHSHVPVARRVTYAAGDKHVKLAQREEFVQSANDMPRDYYRNRDQLLTLASMAAVTSTLRLGTGICLVVQRDPILLAKEIATLDQLSQGRLLLGVGAGSGWNREEMRNHGTDPRTRMRLMAERMAAMQQIWTNDEAEYHGEFVQFDPIHSWPKPLQKPRPKVFVGGDGPTVLDRVLAFGDGWMPGHHDDMGYFGARVSELQERAAALGRGRMEINVFLAHLDRLDDYVAAGVDRIVVMLPTGTERKFLKEVADAANRF, via the coding sequence ATGAAGTTCGGTGTGTTCTCCATGAACTCGGATGAGGGTCTCGACCCACTGGAGATCGCCCGCGAGGCCGAGGGGCTCGGCATCGAATCGGTCTTCCTGCCCGACCACAGCCACGTGCCGGTGGCCCGCCGGGTCACCTATGCCGCCGGGGACAAGCACGTCAAACTTGCGCAGCGCGAAGAGTTCGTGCAATCGGCGAACGACATGCCCCGCGATTACTACCGCAACCGCGATCAACTCCTGACTCTGGCATCGATGGCCGCGGTCACCTCGACCCTGCGGCTCGGCACGGGGATCTGCCTTGTCGTGCAACGCGATCCCATCCTGCTGGCCAAGGAAATCGCCACCCTCGACCAGTTGTCGCAGGGGCGGCTGCTGCTCGGGGTCGGTGCCGGCTCGGGGTGGAACCGCGAGGAGATGCGCAATCACGGCACCGATCCCCGTACCCGGATGAGGCTGATGGCCGAGCGGATGGCGGCGATGCAGCAGATCTGGACGAACGACGAGGCGGAGTACCACGGCGAGTTCGTGCAGTTCGACCCCATCCACTCCTGGCCGAAACCGCTTCAGAAGCCGAGGCCGAAGGTGTTTGTCGGAGGGGACGGCCCCACCGTGCTGGACCGGGTGCTGGCCTTCGGCGACGGATGGATGCCGGGCCACCATGACGACATGGGCTACTTCGGGGCGCGGGTCTCCGAACTGCAGGAGCGCGCCGCCGCACTCGGCCGTGGGCGCATGGAGATCAATGTGTTCCTCGCCCACCTCGATCGGCTCGACGACTACGTGGCCGCCGGCGTCGATCGCATCGTGGTCATGCTCCCCACCGGGACTGAGCGGAAATTCCTCAAGGAAGTCGCCGACGCCGCGAACCGCTTCTGA
- the wrbA gene encoding NAD(P)H:quinone oxidoreductase: MESVNVSIIYYSSTGTVHSLTQAAAEGAEKAGATVRVRKVAESAPPEAIAANPEWGQHLEATADVEQASNDDLLWADAVMFGTPTRFGNVSSQLKAFLDTAGPLWFQGALADKVYSAFTSSSTTHGGQESTLLALGNTFYHWGGIIVPPGYTDPIQFQSGNPYGTSHVTGEGPPGEVALKAAEYQAQRVVTTARALKVGRSA, from the coding sequence ATGGAATCTGTGAACGTCTCCATCATCTACTACAGCTCCACCGGAACGGTGCACAGCCTGACGCAGGCGGCGGCCGAGGGTGCGGAGAAGGCCGGTGCGACCGTACGCGTGCGCAAGGTCGCCGAGTCCGCTCCGCCGGAGGCGATCGCCGCAAATCCGGAGTGGGGCCAGCACTTGGAGGCCACCGCCGACGTCGAGCAGGCCTCCAACGACGACCTGCTCTGGGCGGACGCGGTGATGTTCGGTACCCCCACCCGTTTCGGCAACGTCTCCAGTCAGCTCAAGGCGTTCCTGGACACCGCCGGCCCCCTGTGGTTCCAGGGCGCGCTCGCGGACAAGGTGTACTCGGCCTTCACCTCCAGCAGCACCACCCACGGCGGGCAGGAGTCCACGCTGCTGGCGCTGGGGAACACCTTCTACCACTGGGGCGGCATCATCGTGCCTCCCGGCTACACCGACCCCATCCAGTTCCAGTCGGGCAACCCCTACGGAACGTCCCACGTGACCGGTGAGGGCCCGCCCGGCGAAGTGGCCCTGAAGGCGGCGGAGTACCAGGCCCAGCGGGTGGTGACCACCGCGAGGGCGCTCAAGGTCGGCCGCTCCGCCTGA
- a CDS encoding carboxymuconolactone decarboxylase family protein: MNPRYDLFENPFSAKFLKYVFAASKVFFADSPLPVTTRELVSLRTSQINGCGTCIDMHTKEAAHAGESALRLHLVGAWREAMVFTDAERAALELAEQGTRIADAAGGVSDEVWANAAKYYDEEQLAALVSLIAFMNTVNRINVISQQPAGDYQVGQLDPTT, translated from the coding sequence ATGAATCCTCGTTACGACCTCTTCGAGAACCCGTTCTCCGCCAAGTTCCTGAAGTACGTCTTCGCGGCAAGCAAGGTGTTCTTCGCGGACTCGCCGCTGCCGGTCACGACGCGGGAACTGGTGTCGCTCCGTACCAGTCAGATCAACGGCTGTGGCACCTGTATCGACATGCACACCAAGGAGGCCGCGCACGCGGGAGAGTCCGCGTTGCGCCTCCACCTCGTCGGGGCCTGGCGGGAGGCCATGGTGTTCACCGACGCCGAACGGGCCGCCCTGGAACTTGCCGAACAGGGTACGCGCATCGCCGACGCGGCCGGGGGTGTCTCCGATGAGGTCTGGGCAAACGCCGCCAAGTACTACGACGAGGAGCAACTCGCAGCCCTGGTGTCCCTGATTGCCTTCATGAACACCGTCAACCGAATCAACGTCATCTCACAGCAGCCTGCCGGCGACTACCAGGTCGGCCAGCTCGACCCCACCACGTAG
- a CDS encoding class I SAM-dependent methyltransferase — protein sequence MTDSQPTPERIMQLINGYWTTAIVGAAAKHSLFTHLDAGADTAGRLAERADISERGTQTLLDGLVSLGLVELRDGGYRNTPEASAFLVEGRPAGLTSFATLKLPQMCVMADLPDVVEAGGPVTDPAVEVADNPHWAEVVPAIAAQSVPVAKIAAETLRLAEAGDVSILDVGGGSGIYSAIWLGLNPTARATQLDWGPVNTIARRLVAEHGVADRFSCVDGDFHTTDFGTDTYDVAVYSHIAHQEGPEDNIELFSKLRSALKPGGTLVVCDYVVENDRSGPPFPLIFATEMLMKSKQGSTWRRADYRSWLTKAGFDDVSFQSTPAPATLIFAR from the coding sequence ATGACAGACAGCCAGCCGACGCCGGAGCGCATCATGCAGCTCATCAACGGCTATTGGACGACCGCCATCGTCGGCGCCGCGGCGAAGCACTCGCTCTTCACCCACCTCGACGCCGGCGCCGACACAGCCGGCCGACTGGCCGAGCGGGCGGACATCTCGGAGCGGGGTACACAGACCCTCCTCGACGGGCTCGTCAGCCTCGGTCTCGTGGAGCTGCGCGACGGCGGCTACCGCAACACCCCCGAGGCATCGGCCTTTCTGGTCGAGGGCAGGCCGGCCGGCCTGACCAGCTTCGCGACACTGAAGCTGCCCCAGATGTGCGTCATGGCGGACCTGCCCGACGTCGTCGAGGCCGGGGGACCGGTGACGGACCCGGCGGTGGAGGTGGCCGACAACCCGCACTGGGCGGAAGTGGTCCCGGCCATCGCCGCGCAGTCCGTGCCCGTGGCGAAGATCGCTGCGGAGACCCTGCGCCTGGCGGAGGCCGGGGACGTCTCGATCCTCGACGTGGGTGGCGGCTCGGGCATCTACTCCGCCATCTGGCTGGGGCTCAACCCGACCGCCCGGGCGACCCAGCTCGACTGGGGACCGGTCAACACCATCGCCCGCCGACTCGTGGCCGAGCACGGCGTGGCCGACCGGTTCTCCTGCGTGGACGGCGACTTCCACACGACCGACTTCGGCACCGACACCTACGACGTCGCGGTGTACTCCCACATCGCCCACCAGGAAGGCCCGGAGGACAACATCGAGCTCTTCAGCAAGCTGCGGAGCGCCCTCAAGCCCGGCGGCACCCTGGTCGTCTGCGACTACGTCGTCGAGAACGACCGCAGTGGCCCGCCCTTCCCGCTGATCTTCGCCACGGAGATGCTGATGAAGAGCAAGCAGGGCAGTACCTGGCGGCGGGCCGACTACCGGTCGTGGCTCACCAAGGCCGGTTTCGACGACGTCTCGTTCCAGTCGACGCCCGCGCCTGCCACCTTGATCTTCGCCCGATGA
- a CDS encoding methyltransferase, with translation MTPEATLARLREYMVGPSRFMNLLSCFELGIIDALRETPGMTAAQLGEAAGVKPDAVEQLLHLLVKESFVAHDEASGGYTLAALDGIAEADLQRVLAMFDLIKVTTLRQLFYLTETVRTGTVVGLKEFYGFDGTLFAALAEHKDLRDSWAPAMDMETVRVDPWFFENIDIPSGAQVLDLAGNTGLGAVHTYKQKASPGLRVTTFDLPSREEEALENFRAHGVAEHCSFIGGDVFTEIPRGFDVVLIKHFLAMWDKADVFKIFRGVNQALDVGGQVNILIPLYPENNDDTDTRSSVEFYPTFFIGCAMGQGGGQKLSTYRSWLKDCGFEVTNVIVEDPADIPADAIPVHAIVAAEKVTDIAG, from the coding sequence ATGACACCGGAAGCTACACTCGCGCGACTTCGTGAATACATGGTGGGGCCCTCGCGCTTCATGAACCTGTTGTCCTGTTTCGAGCTGGGCATTATCGATGCGCTACGGGAAACCCCCGGGATGACGGCGGCGCAGCTCGGTGAGGCGGCCGGTGTCAAGCCGGACGCGGTCGAACAACTGCTGCACCTGCTGGTCAAGGAGAGCTTCGTCGCACACGACGAGGCATCCGGCGGCTACACCCTCGCCGCCCTCGACGGCATCGCCGAAGCCGACCTCCAGCGAGTGCTCGCCATGTTCGACCTGATCAAGGTCACCACACTTCGGCAGCTCTTCTATCTGACCGAAACCGTTCGGACGGGCACGGTCGTCGGCCTCAAGGAGTTCTACGGATTCGACGGCACGCTGTTCGCCGCCCTGGCCGAACACAAGGACCTGCGCGACTCCTGGGCACCGGCGATGGACATGGAGACCGTCCGCGTCGATCCCTGGTTCTTCGAGAACATCGACATCCCGTCCGGGGCGCAGGTGCTCGACCTCGCCGGCAACACCGGACTCGGCGCCGTCCACACCTACAAGCAGAAGGCGTCGCCCGGACTTCGGGTGACCACCTTCGACCTCCCCTCGAGGGAAGAGGAAGCCCTGGAGAACTTCCGGGCACACGGTGTGGCAGAGCACTGCTCGTTCATCGGCGGTGACGTCTTCACGGAGATCCCCCGGGGATTCGACGTCGTACTGATCAAGCACTTCCTGGCCATGTGGGACAAGGCCGACGTGTTCAAGATCTTCCGAGGCGTTAACCAGGCGCTGGACGTCGGCGGACAGGTCAACATCCTGATTCCGCTGTATCCCGAGAACAACGACGACACGGACACCCGCAGCAGCGTGGAGTTCTACCCGACCTTCTTCATCGGATGTGCCATGGGTCAGGGCGGAGGACAGAAGCTGTCGACCTACCGCAGCTGGCTCAAGGATTGCGGATTCGAGGTCACGAACGTGATCGTCGAGGACCCTGCTGACATTCCCGCGGACGCCATTCCCGTACATGCGATCGTGGCCGCGGAGAAGGTCACGGACATTGCCGGATAG
- a CDS encoding DegT/DnrJ/EryC1/StrS family aminotransferase — translation MDMIPLVHASLGEQELAAVEEVFASGWPAGQGPRGKALEAELTARYAVGDAVALSNCGAALHLALLALGVRPGDEVIVADYTFPAPAHAVRYLDAVPVFADVRPDTGTVDPRAVSDLVGPRTVGIIAVDTVGLPADYAELRSIADRHGLFVVEDAACSVGATYQGVQAGALAPVACLSFHGRKGATSGEGGALLTADPALGADARLRSSFGIGSIFDQSKVVGLPIPEFTEIGYNYKLSDIAAAILQVQISRIDALLERRQGVAARYAELLADEELLTLPHVPQDRTHAWQSYMVTLHPGVDRAAVAADLRAQGVGCGHGTWASHLQPVYEAKQQCPVSAELFERNLAIPMHAELSADQVERVAEVLRNALKTHVRPHTT, via the coding sequence ATGGACATGATCCCCCTGGTTCACGCGAGCTTGGGTGAGCAGGAACTGGCAGCCGTCGAGGAGGTGTTCGCCTCCGGCTGGCCGGCCGGTCAAGGCCCGAGAGGGAAGGCGCTGGAAGCCGAGCTGACAGCCCGGTACGCGGTAGGTGACGCGGTCGCGTTGAGCAACTGCGGCGCCGCCCTCCACCTGGCCCTGCTCGCGCTCGGGGTCCGGCCGGGCGACGAGGTGATCGTCGCCGACTACACGTTCCCGGCCCCGGCCCACGCCGTGCGCTACCTCGACGCCGTCCCGGTCTTCGCCGACGTGCGTCCCGACACCGGCACCGTGGACCCGCGCGCGGTGTCAGACCTGGTCGGGCCGCGCACCGTGGGCATCATCGCCGTGGACACGGTCGGCCTGCCCGCCGACTACGCGGAATTGCGGTCGATAGCGGACCGCCACGGGCTGTTCGTGGTAGAGGACGCCGCATGCTCGGTCGGCGCGACCTACCAAGGGGTCCAGGCCGGTGCACTGGCGCCCGTGGCCTGCCTGTCCTTCCACGGGCGCAAGGGAGCCACCAGCGGTGAAGGCGGGGCCCTGTTGACGGCCGACCCGGCACTCGGGGCGGACGCGCGACTGCGGTCGTCCTTCGGCATCGGCAGCATCTTCGACCAGTCGAAGGTCGTCGGGTTGCCGATCCCGGAGTTCACCGAGATCGGCTACAACTACAAGCTGTCCGACATCGCCGCCGCGATCCTCCAGGTGCAGATCAGCCGGATCGATGCCTTGCTGGAGCGTCGGCAGGGCGTAGCGGCGCGGTACGCGGAACTGCTGGCCGACGAGGAACTTCTGACGCTGCCGCACGTGCCGCAGGACCGCACCCACGCCTGGCAGTCCTACATGGTGACGCTGCACCCGGGCGTCGACCGGGCGGCGGTCGCCGCCGACCTGCGGGCACAGGGCGTCGGCTGCGGCCACGGTACCTGGGCCTCCCACCTGCAGCCCGTCTATGAGGCGAAGCAGCAGTGCCCGGTCTCCGCGGAGCTCTTCGAACGCAACCTCGCCATCCCCATGCACGCCGAGCTGAGCGCGGACCAGGTGGAGCGGGTCGCAGAAGTCCTTCGGAACGCGCTCAAGACCCACGTACGTCCACACACGACCTGA
- the sigJ gene encoding RNA polymerase sigma factor SigJ, translating into MSKQSEPADGRLDPELSAILSERRQLINLGYRFLGSLTDAEDVVQETYVRWYALSREQQEAIESPARWLMKVASRICLDHLGSARARRENYVGEWIPEPLPDRAEWTAGRSPGSTGDPADRVTLDESVNMAFLVVLESMTPAERVAFVLHDVFHYSFAEVAEIVGRTPHACRQLAFSGRRRIRASRARATPATQRTGTVREFKLAWEAKDIDALIALLDPEALTTADGGGLVSAVLRPIRGGEHVARAFVDIASRTPDLKLLERTVNGQPGLVVQQEGVTAAVLAFDIVGDRIKQVWAVRNPEKLRPWTG; encoded by the coding sequence ATGAGCAAGCAGTCCGAACCGGCGGACGGCCGTCTCGACCCGGAACTGAGCGCGATCCTGAGCGAGCGGCGCCAACTGATCAACCTCGGGTACCGGTTCCTCGGTTCCCTGACCGACGCCGAGGACGTCGTGCAGGAGACGTACGTCCGCTGGTACGCCCTGTCCCGTGAGCAGCAGGAGGCCATCGAGTCCCCCGCACGCTGGCTGATGAAGGTCGCCAGCCGCATCTGCCTCGACCACCTCGGATCGGCTCGGGCCCGGCGGGAGAACTACGTGGGCGAGTGGATCCCCGAGCCCCTGCCGGATCGTGCGGAGTGGACCGCCGGGCGATCGCCCGGGAGCACCGGTGACCCGGCCGACCGGGTCACCCTCGACGAGTCGGTCAACATGGCTTTTCTCGTCGTGCTGGAGTCGATGACCCCTGCCGAACGCGTGGCGTTCGTCCTGCACGACGTCTTCCACTACTCCTTCGCCGAAGTGGCGGAGATCGTCGGCCGTACTCCGCATGCCTGTCGCCAGCTGGCCTTCTCGGGCCGCCGCCGCATCCGCGCGTCACGGGCCCGCGCCACGCCGGCGACCCAACGCACCGGCACGGTCAGGGAGTTCAAGCTGGCCTGGGAGGCCAAGGACATCGACGCCCTGATCGCCCTCCTCGACCCCGAGGCCCTGACGACCGCCGACGGCGGCGGCCTCGTCAGCGCCGTACTGCGCCCCATCAGGGGAGGCGAGCACGTCGCGCGGGCCTTCGTCGACATCGCCAGCCGGACACCCGACCTGAAGCTGCTGGAACGTACGGTCAACGGCCAGCCCGGCCTGGTGGTCCAGCAGGAAGGAGTGACCGCGGCGGTCCTCGCGTTCGACATCGTGGGTGACCGCATCAAGCAGGTCTGGGCGGTTCGCAACCCCGAGAAGCTCCGCCCCTGGACGGGCTGA
- a CDS encoding type III polyketide synthase produces the protein MPILCKPSVSVPEHVITVEETLDFAEKVHSGKPQLPLALRLIKNTGVRKRHIVQPIEKTLLHPGLEERNRVYEIESKKRCPGVIERALENAGTTVRDIDAIIYVSCTGFLMPSLTAWLINTMGFRYDTRQIPIAQLGCAAGGAAINRAQEFCTAYPESNVLIVSCELCSLCYQPEDDGVGSLLSDGLFGDAVAAAVVRGRGGTGMALERNASHLIPHTEDWISYAVRSTGFHFQLDRRVPGTMEPIAPVMRQLALDHGWDVGNLDFYIVHAGGPRILDDLSKFLGADPKMFRHSWTTLTEYGNIASAVVLDALRRLFEEDALESGATGVVAGFGPGITAEMAVGQWAVDAQSPPDRMLHRASAPALS, from the coding sequence ATGCCCATTCTGTGCAAGCCGTCGGTGAGTGTTCCGGAACATGTCATCACTGTTGAGGAGACTCTAGATTTCGCCGAGAAGGTACATTCCGGAAAGCCTCAACTTCCTTTGGCGCTGCGGCTGATCAAGAACACGGGAGTGCGGAAGCGGCACATCGTGCAGCCCATCGAGAAGACGCTCCTCCACCCGGGGCTGGAGGAACGCAACCGCGTCTACGAGATCGAGTCCAAGAAGAGGTGCCCGGGCGTCATCGAACGGGCATTGGAGAACGCCGGTACGACGGTCCGGGACATCGACGCGATCATCTACGTGTCGTGCACCGGATTCCTGATGCCGTCGCTGACCGCCTGGCTGATCAACACCATGGGCTTCCGGTACGACACCCGGCAGATACCCATAGCGCAGTTGGGATGCGCGGCGGGCGGAGCGGCGATCAACCGGGCCCAGGAATTCTGCACGGCCTACCCCGAGAGCAATGTCCTGATCGTCTCCTGCGAGCTGTGCTCGCTGTGCTACCAGCCCGAGGACGACGGCGTCGGTTCGCTGTTGTCCGACGGCCTGTTCGGCGACGCGGTCGCGGCGGCCGTGGTGCGGGGCCGCGGGGGCACCGGCATGGCGCTGGAACGCAACGCCTCCCACCTCATTCCCCACACCGAGGACTGGATCTCCTACGCCGTGCGCTCCACCGGATTCCATTTCCAGCTGGATCGCCGGGTGCCGGGGACGATGGAGCCCATCGCCCCTGTGATGCGCCAGCTCGCCCTGGACCACGGCTGGGACGTGGGCAATCTCGACTTCTACATCGTGCACGCCGGCGGCCCCCGCATCCTGGATGACCTCAGCAAGTTCCTCGGCGCCGACCCGAAGATGTTCCGCCACAGTTGGACGACCCTCACCGAGTACGGCAACATCGCCAGCGCCGTCGTGCTGGACGCCCTCCGCAGGCTCTTCGAAGAAGACGCGCTGGAGTCGGGCGCCACGGGCGTGGTCGCGGGATTCGGTCCCGGCATCACCGCCGAGATGGCCGTGGGCCAGTGGGCCGTCGACGCACAGAGCCCCCCGGACAGGATGCTGCACCGAGCGTCCGCACCCGCCCTTTCCTGA